The genomic interval GGAGAGCAAGTAGGGCATTATTTGATTGGTTTGTTCTCTTTTACATTTGGCACATTCTGTATGGTGGTCCTGGATACCTCAATAGAGGCTGTTTGAAGGACCATTGTCCTTAGTGTGCTGTCCTTTACTTTTTGCAGGTGTGACAAACAGTTGTCCCTTCTTTTCCAGTAAgatattacttatttgattcTGCCAAATCAAATATTCTCTTTTAGGCGATGAAGATATTTTATGCGGCTAATATTCTAGATAATTTCTTTGTCCACTTTGCTTCTGACATGGGGTAACTCGTGTATTAGCTCGACTATTAGGTATATGTCGTATAGGCCAGATATTTCCAAGTAATTTCTTATGGTTATAAAACTTCACATCGACACGTGTTGTTCTATCAAGCTTATATTTCTTCCCAAATAGTTacgttttcttttattaacgCACTATATATTAAGCTAATAAAAACAagcatattaatattattactttaGATTGTTAAGTTGTCTCTCATCAATTTGTAAAAGAGAATCACTAGAGCTTTTAGTAAGGTTAATCCTTTCACCtgatatgttaatttttttagttgtgTTAATCAATAATGTCAACTAATGATCTGGTGCAAATCACAAATAACCAAGaacaaagaattttaatctgaTATAGCAATTAAATTAGGAATCCAGTTTGTTcacacaaaagaaaacaaaattggtGGCAAAGACACTGAAAAGTTCAAcgacattttaatatatatatatatatatatatatatatatatatattgagaaATAGAAGATATATAGATCGATGTGCTTTAACTCCGTGTCCCTTTCTTGTTTCCCTTTAAATGTCTTCTGTCATATCTATGAGTTAATCTCACATGTTATCTGGTGCATTTTCACATGGTGTGGTGAGCCCTGCCACACACCCACACATATATACAGGCCCTATATACAGCTACCGGTTTCTCGACACATTTCTTTAGACTTCTGTGGTGTCTTTGGATTTATGTACTGTCCGGCAAATTTGCTGCTAAACTCACCGACCATGCAGGCGCGTCACACCTCTAAGTGCATATATATGAGCTAGATAGATATAGATGATTATAAATTATGACTCACAGGCAACTGTACTTGTCAAATGACACGATCACCAACAGGTAAAGGGATTGTATTATTCAAGTGTCAAATATTTGATGAGTTATTATACCAAACACTTGAATTATATTGTAGTTGTTTGTTACATACAGAGACTTGGGCTCCGTTTATTTTAGCATTTTGGCAACAGCACTGCCAACACTTACAGTTTAGCTTAAGCAATGCAGCTGATTTCTTCGTTTATTTTTCCCTTAATTGGCAGACGCAGCCAATCTTAGTTATTTTTCCCTTATTTTAGCATTCGGTTGTTGGTTCTTGTAAATCATAACCAATCTTAGCCATAAGCTACTGGGCTTTGGTCCTGTAGCCTGCCCTCGGCTGCATTGTAGTACCTGTACGCCCACCAAGTTAGCAGCTCAGGCTCATCGTTATGTGTGCCAGGGCCCAGGGGTTCAGGGATTGTCATTGTTATTATATTCAAGAATCAATTCTCGATCTCATCAGTTTTCAGTCACTTATTCATTGCATTTGCAGCTGCAGTAGTTAAACCACTCTACTTATACATGAGCAGCATGTTCAAACTTTCCATGCATATGTTTGTCTTTAACTCTTGACGACCTTCATTAGGAACTCCTTGCCCTTGGGCCTTGGCTACTGAGAAACAGAGGCCACAATGACGATAAAACATGTTCATTATTGTTTGCCGACAATGATAGGAAAGCAATTCTTATTTCTCAGAAAGTATATTGCACTATCTCCCAGGTATTCACCCTCCTATTTCTTAtgcttataatatattatatagagGGATAGAATGAGTAAAATAGCAGCAGATTCAGGGCATGCAcagaattttttcttatttgttttcgAAAAGTCTTATCtgtctctctttttttttcccccttcgcTCTAAACTTACAGACATGATACtagtaattaaatatgaaaatttatttcggAATTCGGCGAGTCATTGTTGTACATTGATACTCTTTTGGAGTCCTATTGCAAAGAATTTATCCAGGGTTTAGGTCAGGCTGgcattttttatgatgactcAAGAGGACTCTCTATCAACCAAATCAAAAAGTCGATCTTCGATTCCAAATCCAAGCATACGAGCCATGTCACTTGTCTTCAATCTAGGCTTTTGAACATTATGCTGCTTAAACCAAGTGTACACAACGAACACTTTATTCATGATAAAGAGTTCCAGGGCCTCAGGATTAAACACAATCCCCATTTTCATACTCATCTGCCAAAGCCAAACAGAATAATGAACATGTTAATAAAACCTTCTTTGAACCTTGATTAGTTCAGTTTACGAGCCACTAGAACTAATTAATACAAATGTCCTATTATACATAATAGTTGTATATTACAATACCTGGTGAGGAACTAACATGGCAGCATAACGAGCAAGCTCACCAGCTCGCCAATCCAACAAAACAGGGATCCATGGATAAGCAGCATCCAGCCTCACAAACCAAAGTCTTATATCAGGGAATTCTGATAGTTCTCGAGGATCGCGTGGATCTTCTCTCGTGTAGTTAATTGTAAATCCGATTGTACGTTCAAGAAACTCCTTTGGCTCAGCTACAccagttaaaagaaaatttcttatcCGGAATACTTgcaatatatatagatatatatatatatgcgtagaaaattcaaaagaatttaGCTTCGCTTTTTCATAtcatgtttaattattaattacctaATGTAGGTGAAGTAATCCCAGTGGCACTGTGAAATGGGGATAAATCAAGGCTGcgaatagcatcgttatcaaGAACTACGTCGAATCTGCCTTCAGTTGGGGGCATTGGAGGTTCAAGCTTAGATGAATCTGTCGATAATGACATGACACCGTTTATAGCAGATTGAAAATCCCTCTTCTTTGACTGTATAAACTAAGCAACTTCAAACAGAAACGAATTGGTAATATTGACAAGTATGATACAGTACAATAATATAACACATAACAGTTTGTTTTTCACCTATATATTTTCACATTTGATCATCACAATTTTTGGTTGTTAAACAAAATCCTATAAGTTATTTCCTGTAGAAAgaactaaaaaggaaaatctCGGCTGGAATTTGATACTATATctgataaatataatttccCTTGAGGAACTGATATTGAGTGGCGAATTAAATGGAATTTGATATCTactaaaaaagtgaaaaagataTAACTTACTGCCTTCATCTTCGAACATAGGGATGTCAAAATTCCCTTGAGGATTGAATGCAACTGACACTGAAATTTGTCCTCTTGGTCTATTGCTGTGTAAAAGGGAGAAAGTAGCAGTGGAATCTGAGATGGGATTGCAGGAAATGAAGGAAGATGAGGAGGGTATACTGTAACTGCAACTTTTGTTTGGTGAAAGAGAGAGTGGAAGTAAGGGTTTAATGGTAGTAGTGGCAGCCATGGGCATGGATAAGGATGAGCATGAGCAGAGGAGTAAACGGTTTATCTACCGTAATTAAGCATGTGACGGTTAATAGATATAATACAATATGTGTTTGGTTCTGTTTTTCCAGTTTATCCACTCACTACTCTTGCTATGTGTtgggaaaatttacaaaactatgcctaaatatttttggttttttcaaaattaatccgttaaattttttctatcataactaATGAAATATCTAATTTTTGGGTGAGAGTATTTAAATCCCAAATATACTTTCTAAacccattttttaatttaaaatattgttactCAAATACCCTAAAGTAAAATTACTTCAAAGGATaagaatttggaaaaaaaaaaaaaccctatcTTACTATCAAATAATAGAGAACAAAAGagacaaataatttttggaaaaCCGGTTCTCCCATTTGTTGAGACATACCAGTTCTTatagttgtaaaataattctGTACAAGGTAAGTAGAATAATCAATCCCAATAATTTGGGTATTTTACAATAAGTATATAGCTAACCCCAAGATTACGCTAGTAATCAAGTGCTTGATTTATGCAATCAAGTTATTTATTGGAGATAGTATAATGTTGACAGCCTCCCTCAAATTGATGCTGGTGAATCAACAAGCTTCAATTTGCCAACCAAGAACTGATGCCGTATCTTGGTCAGGGACTTTGTAAATATATCTGCAATTTGAAATGTTGTGGACACATGAGGTAATTGAATGGTACCATCAGCATAAGCATCTCGAATATAGTGGCAGTCAACCTCAATATGTTTAGTTCTTTTATGAAACACAGGATTTTCAGCAATTTGTATGGCACTCTTGTTATCATCATGCAATAGCGTTGGAGACGCTTGAGGAAAACCCAATTCAGATACAAGTCGTCGTAGCCATACGATTTCAGAACAAGCACCCGACATAGCTCTATACTCTGCTTCAGTAGAGGATTTAGACACCCTCTCTTGTTTTTTGCATTTCCAAGAGACAAGACTGTCCCCAAGATACATACACCAACCTGTAGTTGATCGACGAGAGTCTGAACACCCAGCCCAATCAGCATCACTATAAGCTTTGAGAACAAGAGGGGAGCCAGCCTTGTAAAATAGTCCACGATTAGGAGTCCCAAGCAAATAACGGATTATTCTTTTAACTGCTGAAAGATGTAAATGTTGAGGCTCATGCATAAATTGGCTCATTAAGTTCACTGCATAAGAGATGTCTGGTCGGGTAATcgtcaaataaattaaactccCGACTAGTTTCCGATATAGTGTAGGATCAGAATTCAAGTCGCCATCATCTTTCGAATATTTCACATTGATCTCAAGTGGAGTGTTTATGACCGTTGAATCTTCAAGTCTTGCCAAAGCAATTAAATCTTTTGTGTATTTATGCTGATGGACGTAGATGCCTTCACTTGAATGATATACCT from Citrus sinensis cultivar Valencia sweet orange chromosome 9, DVS_A1.0, whole genome shotgun sequence carries:
- the LOC102614430 gene encoding protein CHLORORESPIRATORY REDUCTION 6, chloroplastic isoform X1, which translates into the protein MPMAATTTIKPLLPLSLSPNKSCSYSIPSSSSFISCNPISDSTATFSLLHSNRPRGQISVSVAFNPQGNFDIPMFEDEGNSSKLEPPMPPTEGRFDVVLDNDAIRSLDLSPFHSATGITSPTLAEPKEFLERTIGFTINYTREDPRDPRELSEFPDIRLWFVRLDAAYPWIPVLLDWRAGELARYAAMLVPHQMSMKMGIVFNPEALELFIMNKVFVVYTWFKQHNVQKPRLKTSDMARMLGFGIEDRLFDLVDRESS
- the LOC102614430 gene encoding protein CHLORORESPIRATORY REDUCTION 6, chloroplastic isoform X2, with the protein product MKASKKRDFQSAINGVMSLSTDSSKLEPPMPPTEGRFDVVLDNDAIRSLDLSPFHSATGITSPTLAEPKEFLERTIGFTINYTREDPRDPRELSEFPDIRLWFVRLDAAYPWIPVLLDWRAGELARYAAMLVPHQMSMKMGIVFNPEALELFIMNKVFVVYTWFKQHNVQKPRLKTSDMARMLGFGIEDRLFDLVDRESS